In the Candidatus Peregrinibacteria bacterium genome, AAGTACGAAGTCTTATTGATTCAGGAAATGCTGAGCTCAGTGATTTTTTGAAAATTGCCAAAAAACATGGATCGGAACTTTCTGAGAGGGCTCGAACTGAGCTCGAATCTCTCGTAGAAAATATCGAGAAAAGGTCAAAACCTCTTCAGAAAGCGGTAAAAAAGAAGATCGAATCTGTAAGGAAAACTATTCAAAAGCATATGCAGTAAAGGGCGATCAGATTGTATTTTGCCACTATTTTTGGTACAATAGAGGGAATTCTGTACTCTAAAATTTGTCTGAGCGAAATGCATTTTCATAAAACACAAAAAAACATTGTCGGAATACTCGCTATCTTTGCTGTGTGCGGAGGAATTTTTCTCGCTTCTCCTGCCTATTCTGTTGAAATAGAAGAGAAACTTCAGTATGTGCACGTCAGCCTGCCAAATCCGAGCTCTCCCATTACCATCAATCCATTTGTCGACCCAAAAATTTGGCCAGACAAGGAAACATTTGAAATTCATGGCACCGCTGAGCAGGGGAAATTTATTAATCTCTACGCTTGGGCACTTGTTCCCGGAACAGATGGAAATACGAACTCTGATGAGGTGATTACGAATTTTGATGGGAAAATTATTGATCCAAACAAGGTTGAACTTTCGTGGAGACCACGGACTCTCTTTACTCAGGAATATGCAGATGAACAATTTTCTCACGTGGGAACAACTTGTGAAATGCTCAAGACGAGATGCATTCCCAAAGACGGAGAAGAACTCGGAAGAATACCAACAAGTACCGACCCAGATGACCTCATAAATGGACCTTGTCCAGACGGGAATGTTCCGAGTGCGCAAAACTGTGAACTTTCCAAAAAATTTACGGTCTACCACGAAATTGTAAAACCACATTTAGCAGTCCAGGGAGATGAGCGAGCAAAAATAGATCTTACGCTTCCAGGAAACACGTGGACTGATCGTGGTGGAAATATCCAGACATTATCTTACGAAATTGATAATAATACTTTATTGCTTCATCCACAGTGTTCTCGAAGGATAGAAACTGACACCATTCCTATTTGCCATATTCCAGAAGCCTTGGGAGAGGCAGGCGAACCAGAAACACTTGTCGTAAAAGATCCTTCTCTCGGTCTTGCCGCTGATGAAGATAATCTTTTTGCTGTGCATGATCTTCATCTTGGTGATCTTATGGTATCTCATGCGAACTGTTCGAATGATCCAAGTAATCCTTCTCCATGTGATTGCCCGACAGATCAGTCGCATTGCCAACCGGAATACACTCCCGGAGGCTGGCTTTATGAACGCGGACCGCTTCCTCAAAAAAATCCTGATGAAACTCCAGGACCAAAACCACTTCTCACAACTGATTTGAGAGAAATTGAATATCACAAGCTTTTTGTTGATAATCCTGACGCTTATAAACCGTACATTGACCCTGTTCCAGAAATGCCATTAGAAAAACTCTGGGAAGACAAAATCATTTCCCCAGGAAAATATTTTCCGAATATCACACAAAATTCCTATTCTTCCATGTACGTTTTCACATATTCCAATTACGCACGTGCAAAAAAGAAATTTGTTGATACAACGACATATTTTGCCTACGCATTTTATCCGATCAAAGATAAAACTGTTCTCGTTGATGCGTTCGATCAGTATGAACTTCGCGCTCTAGAAGAATCAAAATATTTAGCCCAAGAAGGCGTGACGAGAGAAAATAGTATTCTTCTTAAAGTCATCAAAGATCCATCACTCGAAAAAGATGAAATTAAGTACGATGAATATCCAGGGAAACTTGATCCCACTAAGGGATATTATTTTTCCATTTTTGAACTTCGGGAAGGCGGACAAATCAAACTTCCAAAATTTATTACAAATCCGATTGACACTGAAGCTCCCGTTTCTCAAGATCACTGCTTTGTCGATGCAGTGACAGAATGGAGAGGAACAAAACCGTGTCCAAGTATTCTCGGACACATGATTACCGCAACGAATGAAGTCTATGTTCCGCCGCTTACTCAAGATTCTGTTTCGGGAAAAGCAGTAAGGCAAATTCCATCTCCGGAAAAAGTAGAATGGGAAATTTATGAGAGGAAAGGAGAATACACAAATGATCCGATTGTGAGTGATGTGAATGGAACACTCAAAACAGGAGTGAATGGAGATGAAATTATTGCGATTCCAAAAATGCAAATGAATCGTTTTGCCGTGCATCATTTTATTACGGGAACATATCCTTCTGATGATACGAGGCAAACTTCAAATAAAAGTTCTACATTTTTTCTCGGTTCTCAAGGAGTTCAGAAAACATTTTTTAACATCAACACTCTTGTTTCTTCTGCGGTCAGTTTTACTCAGGCAGTAGATCCGTATGGAGTTGTATTCGATTTTCACACAAAACAGATTGTTCCAAATGTTCACGTAGCACTTAATGGAAATCTCATTCGCTTTGAAGAGAAATTTTCATCTGTGCAAAAGACATCGGATGATGGGCTTTTTTCATTTCTCGTAGAACCGGGAATCTATTTTCTCGATGTTCTTGAAGTCAATGGAAGGACGAATAACTTTGTGTATCCGAGTACTTCATATCCACCAATTTCTGATGATGATATTAAAAATAAAAAAAATCTCAATTGTGGGACGGACAGCATTTTTTCCGATATTTATT is a window encoding:
- a CDS encoding YtxH domain-containing protein, which produces MKKPLRFLTSVLAGITLGMLFAPKKGSELRRELSRSSDKLGTFGKELLAASKDASDEVQKFFSRKEVRSLIDSGNAELSDFLKIAKKHGSELSERARTELESLVENIEKRSKPLQKAVKKKIESVRKTIQKHMQ